From the genome of Etheostoma spectabile isolate EspeVRDwgs_2016 chromosome 10, UIUC_Espe_1.0, whole genome shotgun sequence, one region includes:
- the f9a gene encoding coagulation factor IXa → MALVSLSGLCVLLFDFQLCFGAPASGPVFLSGQTANSVLQRHKRYNTGVFEELLKGNLERECMEEVCNLEEAREIFENDTQTMDFWEGYEDGNQCKSRPCLNHGSCKDNIGYYTCTCPSGFTGMNCEIVIEKRCDVNNGHCMHFCESMGTMGAKCSCARGYRLMHDGVKCEPEVEFPCGRTALTEIGGVSRRLLFSNGNASLRNTTSLTNITTIASPSSIPAPTSVPFPATNDSVKNKSRKKLPLWVYRDTEVPIEVPTEVQTEVPTEEPIRPFKRIVGGEMVIPGEIPWQVALIARPSGEIFCGGSIVSEQWVITAAHCLVEAKGAYFIRVGEHNIYINEGTEQDYDVKRQHVHPRYNSSVSLYNHDIALLYLKSPITFSTTVRPICIGPRAFIEALVKESSPATVSGWGRTRFLGFTANTLQKVEVPFTDRTECKRRSSARITSVMFCAGYYNEAKDACQGDSGGPHTNSIHDTWFLTGIVSWGEECAKQGKYGVYTRMSLYYSWINHVMGLTKHRLAFDVEDPDPEI, encoded by the exons ATGGCACTAGTTTCTTTGTCTGGCTTATGTGTTCTGCTTTTTGACTTTCAGCTCTGCTTTGGAG CTCCAGCCTCAGGCCCAGTGTTCCTGTCCGGTCAGACAGCCAACAGTGTTCTGCAGAgacacaaacgctacaacactGGTGTATTTGAGGAGCTGCTGAAAGGCAACTTGGAGAGAGAGTGTATGGAGGAAGTATGTAACCTCGAGGAGGCCAGGGAGATCTTTGAGAATGATACACAGACA ATGGATTTCTGGGAGGGATATGAAG ATGGCAATCAGTGTAAATCAAGACCATGTCTGAACCATGGGTCATGCAAAGACAACATTGGCTACTACACCTGCACATGTCCGTCTGGCTTCACTGGTATGAACTGTGAGATTG TTATAGAAAAAAGGTGTGATGTAAATAACGGACACTGCATGCACTTCTGTGAATCAATGGGAACCATGGGAGCAAAATGTTCCTGTGCAAGGGGATACAGGCTGATGCATGACGGTGTTAAATGTGAACCAGAAG TTGAATTTCCATGTGGCAGAACTGCCCTGACAGAGATTGGTGGAGTATCCAGAAGGTTGCTGTTCAGCAATGGAAATGCAAGTCTGCGGAACACCACTTCACTGACCAACATCACCACTATTGCATCCCCTTCCTCAATTCCAGCCCCAACCTCGGTGCCTTTTCCTGCCACAAATGACTCTGTAAAAAACAAGTCCAGAAAGAAATTACCCCTGTGGGTGTATCGTGACACTGAAGTCCCCATTGAGGTCCCCACTGAGGTCCAAACTGAGGTCCCCACTGAGGAGCCAATTAGGCCTTTTAAACGCATCGTAGGTGGTGAGATGGTAATCCCAGGGGAGATCCCATGGCAG GTAGCCTTGATAGCGCGTCCCAGTGGTGAGATATTCTGTGGGGGCTCCATTGTCAGTGAACAGTGGGTTATCACTGCTGCTCATTGCCTGGTGGAGGCAAAAGGCGCCTACTTCATCAGAGTAG GAGAGCACAACATCTACATCAACGAGGGCACAGAACAGGATTATGACGTGAAGAGGCAGCATGTGCACCCTCGATACAACAGCAGTGTAAGCTTGTACAACCATGACATCGCCCTGCTGTACCTTAAAAGCCCCATCACCTTCTCCACAACTGTCCGACCCATCTGCATCGGACCCAGGGCTTTTATTGAGGCCCTAGTGAAGGAGTCTTCCCCAGCCACTGTCAGTGGTTGGGGGCGAACACGCTTCCTCGGGTTCACAGCTAACACTTTGCAGAAAGTTGAGGTTCCCTTCACAGATCGAACAGAGTGTAAGCGGCGCAGCAGTGCCAGGATCACTAGCGTGATGTTTTGCGCAGGATACTATAATGAGGCCAAAGATGCCTGTCAGGGGGACAGTGGAGGTCCCCACACAAACAGTATTCATGACACTTGGTTCCTTACGGGCATTGTGAGCTGGGGGGAAGAATGTGCAAAGCAGGGGAAATATGGTGTGTACACCCGGATGTCCCTTTATTACAGCTGGATCAACCATGTTATGGGCTTAACTAAACACAGGCTAGCATTTGATGTGGAGGATCCTGACCCTGAAATTTAA